One Brassica napus cultivar Da-Ae chromosome C4, Da-Ae, whole genome shotgun sequence genomic region harbors:
- the LOC106391860 gene encoding squamosa promoter-binding protein-like 15 has protein sequence MELLMGSGQNRTETVGSSSTESSSLTTGFRFGQKIDFEDGSGSGKNRANKCRKSVTAARCQVEGCRMDLSNAKTYYSRHKVCCIHSKSSKVIVSGLHQRFCQQCSRFHQLAEFDLEKRSCRRRLACHNERRRKPQATTAALLASGYSRIAPSLYGSVLGDPTTWSTARSVMGRSAPWDSHQLMNVLSQGSSRFSITYPEMVNNNSTDSSCALSLLSNSNTTQQQQQTSTNAYLMDAERVTMAKSPPVSVHNQYSKQTWEFMSGEKSNWPCVSSPVLGLRQISEPDDDLQFLMSNGTTMGGFELNLQQEQVLRQYSSTQNFTWPL, from the exons ATGGAGTTACTAATGGGTTCGGGTCAGAACCGGACCGAGACGGTTGGTTCCTCCTCCACGGAGTCATCTTCACTTACTACTGGATTCAGGTTTGGTCAGAAGATCGACTTCGAGGATGGATCCGGATCCGGCAAGAACCGGGCTAACAAGTGCCGTAAGTCTGTTACAGCAGCTAGGTGCCAAGTGGAAGGTTGTAGAATGGATCTAAGCAATGCAAAAACATATTACTCAAGACACAAAGTTTGTTGCATTCACTCTAAATcatctaaagtcattgtctcTGGTCTTCATCAAAGGTTTTGCCAACAATGTAGCAG GTTTCACCAGCTTGCTGAGTTTGACTTGGAGAAAAGAAGTTGTAGAAGACGTCTAGCTTGTCATaacgaaagaagaagaaagcccCAAGCAACAACAGCAGCTCTTTTGGCTTCTGGTTACTCTAGAATCGCTCCATCTCTTTACG GAAGCGTTTTGGGAGATCCTACAACGTGGTCAACCGCAAGATCTGTGATGGGACGGTCCGCACCGTGGGATAGCCATCAACTGATGAACGTTTTGTCACAGGGAAGTTCAAGGTTTAGTATAACATACCCAGAGATGGTGAACAATAATAGCACAGACTCAAGCTGTGCTCTCTCTCTTCTGTCAAACTCAAACACaactcagcagcagcagcagacaTCAACCAATGCTTACTTGATGGACGCAGAAAGGGTTACAATGGCTAAGTCACCGCCTGTTTCAGTACACAATCAGTACTCGAAACAAACCTGGGAGTTCATGTCAGGCGAAAAGAGCAATTGGCCTTGTGTGTCGTCCCCTGTTTTGGGACTGAGACAAATCTCTGAGCCAGATGATGACCTCCAGTTCCTGATGAGCAATGGCACCACAATGGGTGGATTCGAGCTGAACCTACAGCAGGAGCAGGTTCTGAGGCAATACTCTTCTACTCAAAATTTTACTTGGCCTCTTTGA